From the genome of Chroicocephalus ridibundus chromosome 1, bChrRid1.1, whole genome shotgun sequence, one region includes:
- the AMER2 gene encoding APC membrane recruitment protein 2 yields the protein MDSHCDCAEPPAAEQPSGRINKTAFKLFKRRKSGGTMPSIFGVRSKGGEGKGAGKAGMVRSRTHDGLADAVLESGKKEEPGGGGGGDPQSKEPQGPAGGGLGLSPGSAVAKSHSFFSLLRKNGRPENGKAEGAEQRAGGRQKKGLKGIFSSMRWHKKDKNGKEERGETSEIPSGLIMPGSLTASLECIKEETPKPLSETPSGAADVGLEAPREKRGGEAHASAEEPEAGGGESRDSGVPPGEDPAAAGRQPEELSREQPDPGAREVGTAKDAAITGCGDIIADHEEDVGGGSGGCGKITPGASKLGASKKHPTMVAYQGGGEEMASPDQVDDTCLQEFWDMLSQTEETPTAGGGGGGGGTKKPEGLKENQGTEGAQNRVAVKRGGLHQIPIHLNHKEEPKGREKEQHEGVPNSDEGYWDSTTPGPEEDGSTSIQKETIPRDSYSGDALYDLYAEPDETPPAAPTDEAVTCVPRSKPVSPITTTCSLKTPSSTLKDSKIPISIKHLSSHTASHAADTSNSHHVAHHHLAKSEMHRTKIPVSKVLVRRVSNRGLAGTTVKAATYQDSAKK from the exons ATGGACTCGCACTGCGACTGTGCCGAGCCTCCGGCCGCCGAGCAGCCGTCGGGGAGGATTAACAAAACCGCCTTCAAACTGTTCAAGAGGAGGAAATCCGGGGGCACCATGCCGAGCATCTTCGGGGTGAGGAGCaaaggcggggaggggaagggcgcCGGCAAAGCGGGGATGGTGCGGAGCCGGACCCACGACGGCTTGGCCGACGCCGTGCTGGAGAGCGGCAAGAAGGAGGaaccgggcggcggcggcggcggcgacccgCAGAGCAAGGAGCCGCagggcccggcgggcggcgggctcGGCCTCTCCCCCGGCAGCGCGGTGGCCAAGTCGCACAGCTTCTTCTCCCTGCTGAGGAAGAACGGCAGGCCGGAGAACGGCAAGGCGGAGGGCGCGGAGCAGCGGGCCGGCGGCAGACAAAAGAAGGGGCTGAAAGGCATCTTCAGCAGCATGCGGTGgcacaaaaaggacaaaaacggcaaggaggagaggggggaaaccTCGGAGATCCCGTCCGGTCTTATTATGCCGGGGTCTTTGACTGCCAGCCTGGAGTGCATCAAAGAGGAGACGCCAAAACCTTTGTCTGAAACTCCGAGCGGCGCGGCAGACGTGGGGCTGGAAGCGCCGCGGGAGAAGCGAGGCGGCGAGGCCCACGCCTCGGCCGAGGAGCCCGAAGCGGGAGGTGGGGAGTCGCGGGACAGCGGTGTCCCCCCCGGGGAGGACCCTGCTGCGGCTGGAAGGCAACCTGAGGAGCTCAGCCGCGAGCAACCGGACCCGGGCGCCAGAGAGGTTGGGACTGCCAAGGATGCGGCCATAACAG GCTGTGGAGATATTATTGCGGACCATGAGGAGGATGTGGGCGGCGGGAGTGGCGGCTGCGGGAAGATCACCCCCGGGGCCAGCAAGCTGGGTGCCTCCAAGAAGCACCCCACCATGGTGGCCTaccagggaggaggggaggagatggcCAGCCCGGACCAGGTGGATGACACCTGCCTGCAGGAGTTCTGGGATATGCTGTCGCAGACAGAGGAGACCCcgacagcaggaggaggaggaggtggaggagggacAAAGAAGCCCGAGGGGTTGAAGGAGAACCAGGGTACTGAGGGGGCCCAGAACAGGGTGGCAGTGAAACGTGGTGGCCTCCACCAGATCCCCATTCACCTCAACCACAAAGAGGAGccgaagggcagggagaaggagcagCACGAAGGCGTCCCAAACAGCGATGAGGGCTACTGGGATTCTACCACCCCGGGTCCTGAGGAAGATGGTTCCACAAGCATCCAGAAGGAGACCATTCCCAGGGACAGCTACAGTGGGGATGCTCTCTACGACCTCTATGCTGAGCCGGATGAGACCCCGCCAGCGGCGCCTACGGATGAAGCGGTCACTTGTGTGCCACGCTCCAAGCCTGTGTCTCCAATAACAACCACGTGCTCACTGAAAACACCCTCAAGCACATTGAAGGACTCCAAGATACCCATCAGCATTAAACACCTTTCGTCACATACTGCCAGCCACGCAGCAGACACCAGTAACAGCCATCATGTTGCACACCATCACCTGGCCAAAAGTGAGATGCATAGAACAAAAATCCCCGTCTCTAAAGTCCTGGTACGCCGGGTCAGTAACAGGGGCTTAGCAGGGACAACGGTGAAAGCTGCCACGTACCAGGACAGTGCCAAAAAGTAG